Within Anopheles ziemanni chromosome 2, idAnoZiCoDA_A2_x.2, whole genome shotgun sequence, the genomic segment CACCTTCCAGTGGCTGAAGAGTTTCCGCCGGTTGCGCGTCAACTACGACAGCGCGCTGGCGGCCGCGAACGCGCGCATCCGGCTGCACCAGTACCCGTTCGGGAAGTCCATCATCAACTGCTATCTGGCGCAGCCGGTGACGCCGGTTTCGAACACGAACCTCAAACCACCGGCACCGGTCAAGCAGTTCCTCATTTCGCCACCCGCATCCCCGCCGGCCGGTTGGGAGCCGGCGGAGGAGGGCGAACCGCTCGTCAACCATGATCTGCTGGCCGCCTTAGCCAGTCTGACGCCTGGCGAGAGCCACGAAATTCACGCCCAATCGGAGCACCATCCGGGCATCATTTTGCACACTGCCGCCGGTCAGCTCGAGGCGGCCGCGGCCGCGGCAGCGGCTGCCGAAGGTGAAGATGAGGAGACGGCGGGCGGTGGCAAGTCGTCCAGCATGGGTAGCAGCTTTGAGGATGACGATCCGGACAAAGAGAACGTCATTGGCTCGAACGTGGTACGCAAGCCACGGATAATGCAGACGCGCTGTCCGGAGCGAAAGAGTTCCGCCTAGGTCCTAGGACCCCAGAACGACGGTGCTTGTGAGGGTCGGGgtacaattaaaaaagaaaaaagaagtccttccttccttcgccaTATACGAGATGGTTGGAATCAgaagtaaaacagaaaattacTAAAATCACGCGGCAAACGTTCAAATCAATTTAGTTCCACCGTTACACCAGCGCGAAATACGATCGCTTCGGGTTCGTCTTTTTTGGCAACACATAACGTAATCGAGAGACCATGTGGGAGAGAAGTAATAGTTAATTAAAACCACATTATCGGTATCGAAACCGTTATGTTTcgaatttaacaaaaaagagatacaaacaaaacgatatGTTATCTGTTGCGTTTCCTATGGTTAAGTTGATAAGGTTGCGTGTTAGAAGCGTTCTGAGTGTGTACCATTTATTGATCGTATTGTACAAATTGATCGATGCGCGTTGCATCAATCGATATACAATCGGAACTTAAGATTTGTTGGgtagttattattttttgtacacTCTTTATACGGCGGGGAATCGGTGAAACGaactaaaaaaagaaaattatcaaaaaaggaagaaaacacataggaaaaatagaaagaatGAAATCTCAAATCGTAATAAATTCGGGTCTATGTTGAGCGTTAGTAACTAAATTAGTAAGTTATACATTAGTTTGTTCACAGGTTAGAGTTacggtttttaaaaactaaaactctactttaaaaaccaataaacattatttactGTCGTAATGTTGCCTGGTTTCTGTAAGATAAGAAAACAAGGCAACATGAAATCATATAATCTCGCGCGGACTCCGATGCTAATCCCGTTTCATAATCGTAATCGAATCGAGACTCTAGTCCCCACACTCCAGTTAGGACGAATTACGTAACCAACGCCACCATCTACACCCACCCCCCACATGAGGGTGCAAAATCgcacctcccctcccctctcccTTTACCCACGGGTTTCCGGGCTGATAACATTCCTTTCCATCGGCTAATGTTTTTGCTCAACCTTTCCTCCCGGTGTCGGTTTATCGGTGTGTCCGGCTGTTCACACGTAAAATGGTTGACGGTGTGCGCTTGTGTGTTTATATGTGTGTATTTACTGTATCCCATTTTTGAACTCTAACGATGTTTGTTACCGGAAGATACTGTGTCTTCCTTTCCCATCGTTGTGCTGTTGTAGACCGCCGGGGGGAAAGCCATTTCCCCGTGGTGGTGTCGTCCTAGCTCTAGCCTGGTAAATGTTGACAGAAATACACCGTTGTTGTTCGGTGGTGGTCGGTTAGGTTTTGGAACAGTTTTGTCCATCCATCCATGTTTTACAAGTGTTTTTTATCAACACCCATCACCACCAAGTACGTATCAGCGAATGCGTATCATCGTCTTGGTTATATTGAAGCAAGAAAACCCCAGTAAAACCCATTGGGCACAGAAAAAAcgaatggaggaaaaagcAGCTGGGTGTGGCAGAACGTCCTACATGTGCTGCATttagtcaaaaaaaaaacagcaacataTGATTCGTATACCGGGAAGCGTTTAAATGATATTGGACAGCGTAGAGAGACGGTAGCGTGGATCAACATATATAAGAACGTGGGAAAACAAGTAGTAAACGAAATATTACAGATAAACCTAGAGCTAGGATATCGTGAACgttataaatatttaacactggaaaaaaaacatgttttagtttgttaacTACACGCAAACAACGCGTTGAAATCCCGGGTGGATGTTGAAAAAACACAGCCAAAAGGATCACCTATTTTATCGCAACGGCATGAACAATTATCAACCGACTAACCTGggggttt encodes:
- the LOC131292349 gene encoding protein sarah, with amino-acid sequence MAQATSARQTSEGGSGSEDPVPTTPTDDENLFINPTDGLPNEHPALPSAYDSDSESNPVADDDLLDDLPTSIIVTNIHSEVFGDDGLKRELEDLFRTFSEQTTFQWLKSFRRLRVNYDSALAAANARIRLHQYPFGKSIINCYLAQPVTPVSNTNLKPPAPVKQFLISPPASPPAGWEPAEEGEPLVNHDLLAALASLTPGESHEIHAQSEHHPGIILHTAAGQLEAAAAAAAAAEGEDEETAGGGKSSSMGSSFEDDDPDKENVIGSNVVRKPRIMQTRCPERKSSA